A single Chryseobacterium sp. DNA region contains:
- a CDS encoding PLP-dependent cysteine synthase family protein yields the protein MKYAKNILETIGNTPLVKLNNVLGEDFPALVLAKVETFNPGNSVKDRMALKMIEDAEKEGRLKPGGTIIEGTSGNTGMGLALAAIIKGYKCIFVTNSKQSKEKCDILRAVGAEVIVCPTDVKPTDPRSYYSVSKRLAKETENGWYVNQYDNLSNRAAHYESTAPEIWEQTEGKLTHFVVGAGTGGTITGCGTFFKEKNPDIKVIGVDTYGSILKEFHETGELHYDHAYTYITEGIGEDIIPENYDMAVIDHFEKVTDKDGAIYARKLAKEEGIFCGYSAGSAIASLIQMKDQFTKDDIIVVLLHDHGSRYVGKIYNDEWMKEMGWLE from the coding sequence ATGAAATACGCAAAAAATATTCTTGAAACTATAGGTAATACACCGTTGGTAAAACTTAACAATGTGTTGGGAGAAGATTTTCCGGCACTGGTTTTAGCAAAAGTAGAAACATTCAACCCTGGAAATTCTGTAAAGGATAGAATGGCTCTTAAAATGATAGAAGATGCCGAGAAAGAAGGCAGATTAAAACCCGGAGGAACCATCATCGAGGGAACTTCAGGAAATACAGGCATGGGATTAGCCCTTGCTGCTATTATCAAAGGCTACAAATGTATTTTTGTAACCAACTCCAAGCAGTCAAAAGAGAAATGTGATATTCTTCGTGCGGTAGGTGCTGAGGTAATTGTTTGTCCTACCGATGTGAAACCTACTGATCCGCGTTCTTATTATTCAGTATCTAAAAGGCTGGCTAAAGAAACAGAAAACGGATGGTATGTAAACCAATATGACAACTTATCCAACAGAGCTGCCCATTATGAATCTACAGCTCCTGAGATCTGGGAACAGACGGAAGGAAAGCTGACTCACTTTGTAGTAGGTGCCGGAACAGGAGGTACGATTACGGGATGTGGAACTTTCTTCAAAGAAAAAAATCCGGATATTAAAGTGATTGGAGTGGATACCTACGGATCTATTCTGAAAGAATTCCATGAAACCGGAGAACTTCACTATGATCATGCCTATACTTATATTACAGAAGGTATCGGAGAAGATATCATTCCTGAAAACTATGATATGGCTGTCATTGATCATTTTGAAAAAGTAACGGATAAAGACGGAGCCATCTATGCAAGGAAACTGGCTAAAGAAGAAGGTATTTTCTGTGGATATTCTGCAGGAAGCGCTATTGCTTCTTTGATTCAGATGAAAGATCAGTTTACAAAAGATGACATCATTGTCGTTTTACTTCATGACCACGGTTCAAGATATGTAGGAAAGATCTACAACGATGAGTGGATGAAAGAAATGGGATGGCTGGAATAA
- a CDS encoding chaperone modulator CbpM, which produces MSERISREELVRIYNIEITFFDELVDYGLLNIQIENNIHYLMYEDLPELEKFANWHYDLEINLPGLEVIHNMLKKLDALKKRNRELMNKLSAISDQYEDI; this is translated from the coding sequence ATGAGTGAAAGAATATCACGGGAAGAACTCGTAAGAATTTATAATATAGAAATTACTTTTTTTGATGAGCTTGTAGATTATGGTTTGCTGAACATACAGATTGAAAATAATATTCATTATCTGATGTATGAGGACCTGCCGGAACTTGAAAAGTTTGCCAACTGGCATTATGATCTTGAAATCAACCTTCCCGGCCTGGAAGTTATCCATAATATGCTGAAAAAACTGGATGCTCTGAAAAAGAGAAACAGGGAGCTGATGAACAAACTTTCTGCAATAAGTGATCAATATGAGGATATTTAG
- a CDS encoding J domain-containing protein produces the protein MAYIDYYKILGVDKSATQDDIKKAYRKLARKLHPDLNPDDKEAERKFKELNEANEVLSNPENRSKYDKYGEHWKHGEEYEKAQQQQRQYQQQQNYGGGFSGADFGEGEDFSDFFQSMFGGAGGFSKSSRGSASGKFKGQDVQAELTLNLKDAATTHPQTFEINGKKVRITIPAGVYDGQQIKLKGHGNPGYNGGPHGDLYITFNIPADPDFERIGDDLKTKVTIDLFTAVLGGDVKVNTLNGSVNLKVKPETQNGMTVRLKGKGFPVYKKEGQHGDLFVTYEVKLPVNLTEKQKELFEQIKNS, from the coding sequence ATGGCTTATATAGATTACTATAAAATTTTAGGTGTAGATAAAAGCGCAACACAGGATGATATCAAAAAGGCTTATCGAAAGCTGGCACGAAAATTACATCCTGATCTTAACCCTGATGATAAAGAGGCAGAAAGAAAATTCAAGGAACTGAACGAAGCTAATGAAGTACTCAGTAACCCTGAAAACCGTTCCAAATACGATAAGTATGGAGAGCACTGGAAGCATGGCGAAGAATATGAAAAGGCCCAGCAACAGCAAAGGCAATATCAACAGCAACAGAATTATGGAGGAGGATTCTCCGGAGCGGATTTTGGAGAAGGGGAAGATTTTTCAGATTTTTTCCAAAGTATGTTCGGCGGAGCCGGAGGTTTCAGTAAAAGTTCCCGGGGAAGCGCTTCTGGTAAATTTAAAGGACAGGATGTTCAGGCAGAGCTGACTTTGAATTTAAAAGATGCCGCTACCACACATCCGCAAACCTTTGAAATTAATGGTAAAAAGGTAAGGATTACTATTCCTGCAGGAGTGTATGACGGACAGCAGATTAAATTGAAAGGACACGGTAATCCCGGTTATAACGGAGGTCCACACGGAGATCTGTATATCACCTTCAATATTCCTGCTGATCCCGACTTTGAAAGAATAGGTGATGATCTGAAAACCAAAGTCACCATTGATCTTTTTACCGCTGTTTTGGGCGGAGATGTAAAGGTCAATACCCTGAATGGCAGTGTAAATCTCAAAGTGAAACCGGAAACCCAGAACGGAATGACGGTAAGACTCAAAGGAAAAGGCTTTCCTGTTTACAAAAAAGAAGGGCAGCATGGCGATCTTTTTGTAACCTATGAAGTAAAACTGCCGGTAAACCTTACCGAAAAGCAGAAAGAACTTTTTGAACAAATAAAAAATTCCTAG